The genome window CATGTCGGGATCCGCCGGGATCTTGTCGTCGAGGATCACGACCTCGCCGTCGAAGGACGTGATCTTCTTGTCCTCCACGACCAGGTGGACCTGCGGGATGTGCTGCCCGCGCTCGCCTCCACGGACCGTGATCACGTCCTGCGTCTTCGCGAGCGTCCGGTAGAGACCCGGCTGATGCCCGAAGACCATGACGTCGATCCCCGGCACGTCGATCGTGAGCTTCTGGCTCTCGGTCATGCCGAGGTGCGAGAGGAGAACGACCACGTCGGCCTTCTTCCTCATCTCGGGGAGGAGCCGCTTCATGGCGGTCGCGGGATCCAGGATCTCGAGCTTGGGGTCCCCCGGGAACTCCCGAAGCTTCATCTCCTTGCCGATCAGCCCGGTGAACGCGACCCGCACCGTGCCGGCCTTCCGGACGACGTACGGCTTCGCGAAGGGCTTCTTGGAATTCGCGAAGACGAGATTCCCGGAAACCAGGTCCATCTTGGTCGTCTTGAAGGCGTCGACCAGGAACCGCTGCCCGAAGTTGAGCTCCCGCTCGCCGACGTTCACGACGTCGTAGCCCAGCATGTCCATGGTCTGGATCAGGAACGCGCTCTTGAGCGAGTCCTGCTCCCCGGCCAGGCCGAAGATGTCCCCGCAGTCCACGATGAAGCCGTTCGGGAACTTCAGCTCACCTACTTTGAGTTGGCTCGCCCTCCGGGCGAGCCCGCCAAGCGGATGAGCGTGTCAGCCACAGGGCGAGAGCTCTCCGTACACGTCGGTCGTGCTCTGGATCAGGATGTCGGTCGGGGAGCCCTTTCCCTGGAGCAGCGGCGCACTCACAAGTGCAAGGGCCACAACGAGAAAGAGCAGATAGCGGAGACGCGGCAGCGAAATCACCTCCTCACGGATTCGGATGGGTGGTACGAGTCGAACGACTATACCCCGCCGCGTCCTTCCGGTTCAACGCCGGCACCCAAAAAACGAAGGGCGGCACCAGGGTACGCGGCTCATCGGCCCCGATCGCCCCTCCTCGGAGTGCGGGGAACGGATGAAAGGACGCGGGCATGCGGCCGTGGTGCCACGCGAGGAGGCGGGGGGATTGCCGGCCGGAGGAAGCCTCCGCAGCGAGCTGTGGTGCCCGGATACGCGATGCTTTCGAACGAGCGAGGACCCAGCGACGGAGGCCGGCCATCCCCCCGCCCCGCTCGCATGAGCCGCGTAGCGCTGAGCCGCCTTTCTTTCCTTTCTTCATCGCCCGAAAAAGAGAAGGGCGGCCGCGGAAGAACCCCGCTGCCGCCCCGAAAGCCGTTGGGGGGACCGCTATTTCCGAACTCGATCCTTGAGAGCCTTGCCCGCGTGGAACGCCGGGAACCTGGACGCCGCGATCTTGATGCGCTCGCCGGTCTGGGGATTGCGTCCTTCGCGCGCCTTCCGCTTGCGCGTCTCGAACGTTCCGAATCCGGTGATCTGAACCTTCTTGCCGGACATGAGCGCCGACGCGATGAGTCCTTCCTTGCCGGGAGAGAAGAGCGTGTCGATGACGTTTCGGGCCTCGCGCGCGGAAAGAGAGGTTCGCTTGACGATGGTCGCGATGAGCTCGGTCTTGTTCACTGGTTCACCTCCTCTCGGGAAAAAGGGCGGGCGTCACCATACGTCCGGCCTCCGGGGGTGTCAAACGGATTCCGCATGGGGACGCGGGTTTTTTCGTGATGTCAGGGGAGATACTGCGTGCCGCCGAATCCGCGCAGGCCGCGAGAGCCTTGCTCGTAGTAGACCTCCGGCAGATTCTTGACGTTGATCTTGAAGTAGTACTCGTCCGCGACGTCGCCCGAGACGCTTCGCGTGAACTGCATCTCCCAGCAATGGAGCTCCCGCTTCACGGTGAACGCCTGGGAGACCATGCGCCCCGTCTTCGCGTCGAACTGCATGCTGTAGTCGAGGTGCCAGTTCTTCGTGAGGTTGAGCGAGCCCACGCCGCGAACCGTGACGCTCGAGGTCCACGGCGTGTACCCGCTCGGCGAGAACGCGTCCCGCGCCCGCGAGCCGGCGTATCCGGCCGTGAGATTGACCATCCACGGGAGGCTCGAGGGCGAGAGGCCCTGAGGTGTGAGGGCGTTCGGGTCCTGGACCTGGGCCCCGGGCTCCTGGTAGAACGAGCGTGTCTCCTCGCCGTACGGGCTCTGCCCCTGGAATCCGATTCCCGTCGCGGCGCCGAACTGGAGCAGCGTGAAGTCGTACGGGTTGTGCACGAAGCTGAACCCGAAATCGCTCCGCTGGATCGGCTTCACGTTGAGGCGCGTCGTGAGGTCGGAGAGCGGGCGCTCCGTCCGGAGCAGGTCGTAGAAGCCGCTCGTCTCCATGGTGATCAGGTTGTTGATGACGCTCGGCCGCGTCGCGCCGCCCACCTTCACGTGCAGATCGTTCCGGAGCGAGAACCCGAGCAGCTTCTGCCGCCCGCTCACCAGGGAGATCCCGGAGACGCCCTGGAATCGCGAGCGGCGGATCCCGTTCGCGTCCGTGTAGAACATGTTCTGCTGCTCCGGCTGGAACGCGAACGAAACCGTGGGCGTGACCACGTGCCGCAGCGCCCGCAACGGTCCGAGATTCGGCGCGAAGGTACCGTAGATCGCGGTGTTCGCGCTCACGCCCGCCCGCCAGACCGCGCCCACCGAGTGGGCGTCCCCGGCCTGGTCGCGGCTGTAGTAGATGCCGTTGAGCGAGAAGAGCGGCTGCACCCGCACGAATCCGAGCACGTTGCGCGTGTCCGAGAGCGTGAAGTCCATCCGCACCGCTCCTCGCGCGTCGGTCGAATCGATCGGAACCTGCACGACCGTATCCACCACCGCCCTGCCCAGCGAGTCCAGCAGTACCTGGCCGAGGGAGTCCAGGGCGAAGGTCGTGTCGGGCACGAAGTCCGTCGCGTAGTCCTTCCGCTCGTACAGCCCGTTCGCGCGGAAGCTGTAGATCGTCGAGCTGAGCCACGGCCATCGCGCCGGATCCTTCCCACGCGCGGGACGGCCGATCGGCCTCGCGTTGAGCGAGAGCGTGGCGGAGGGAAGGGACCGCTGCGTCTCGAGCTGCCCCTCCTCCGCGTCCAGGTCCTGCGTCTGCAGGAGCCCCAGGTTGGCGGCGCCGCCGCTCCATGCCTTCTGGAGCGAGAGGTTCGAGCGGAGATTGCGCTGGGTGCGGAGGAGCACGTTCGTTCCGAGCTCGAGATCCCGCCGGTACTCGCTCGAGTTCGTCATGTTCGCCTGCGCCGTGAGCGCGAAGCCGGGGCCCAGCGTCTGGTAGTGGCTCCCGATCAGATCCCATCGGTTGAATCCGGTCGCGAACCCGTTCTCGTACGAGGCGCTGATCTGCCCCTGGTATCCGTAGCGCTTGTGATACCGGAACTGGCCGTGCGCGACCCAGCTCCGCTCCTGGTAGTAGTCGAACCAGGTCGACGCGTCCATGAAGTCGCTGATCGCCCAGTAGTAGCCCACGTTGCGGATGAACTTCCCCCCGCCCGTCGCGGAGCCGAATTCGAGCTGCGGCAGCTGAAATCCCGAGTGGCGGCCGGTCTTGATCGGAAACACGTAGAAGGGGAGCGCCAGGACCGGGATCCGCTTGATGTAGAGCACGACCGGGCGGGCCACGACCTTGTCCTGGATCATGACCTTCATCTGCCTGCTCCCGAAGTGGAAGTGGGGCTCGGTCATGTCGCAGGTGGAGTAGGTTCCCTCGGCCACCTCGAGCACGTTCTCCGACACGCGCCGGACGCGCTCGCCGTGGATGAACCCGCGCTCGTACGTGGTCCTCCCCTCGTAGACGGTCCCCTGGCGGGTGTTGAGGTCGTACGTCATCGCGAACCCCGTGATGCGGTCCTTTCCGTCGTTCAGGACCGGCTCTCCCTCGGCGCGCATCCGGTCCGTGTTCGAGTCGAAGGTGACGCGATCCGCGGTGAGGTTCACCTCCCGGTACGTCACGTCGGCCTTCCCGATCACGTCCACGGTCCCCTGGTTCACGTCGTACAGGATCTCGGTGCCCTTGTACTCGACCGTCTCGCGCCGGCCCGCCGCGGTCGTGTCTCCTTCCGCGGCCATGTGGTACGTGCCCCGGCTCCCCCCGCGCACGATGGCGCGGGCCGGCTCGCCCCCCTCGAAGAAGACGCGGATCGTGTCCCCCATCGAGACGTTCCGGCCTCCCTGCGCGCTGTCGGCGGCGCTCGGCCAGTACCGGCTCTCCGCGTTCCCCACGATGACCGCCTCGCGCGCCTCCTCCTCGGCGAACTGCACCGTGATCGTGTCGCCTCGCGCGATGTTCCGCTCGCCACGTGCGGAATCGGCACGTGCCTCGTACTCCACCACGGCGTTGGGCCACATGCGAAGCGACTGGACGCGGTTCTGCGCGAACCGGATCTCGATCGAGTCCCCGCGCGCCGTGCCCTGCTCGTCCCACGCGCGCGGATTCCCGAGGAGGAGCGCGCGGTCCTCGCTCCGGTAGAACTCCGCCCGGCTCCCCGTGGCCCGGAGTTTCTCCCGCTCCACACGAACGTTCCCGATCGCGATGGCGGCGCGCCTCGGGTTGTCGAACTCGAGGGTGTCGGATCGCACGACCGTGGTCTGTCCGCCCCGCTCGAGCCGCGTGAGCACGGGGTCGACCGTGGCCCACGCGTAGTCACTCCTGC of Candidatus Eisenbacteria bacterium contains these proteins:
- a CDS encoding HU family DNA-binding protein, with translation MNKTELIATIVKRTSLSAREARNVIDTLFSPGKEGLIASALMSGKKVQITGFGTFETRKRKAREGRNPQTGERIKIAASRFPAFHAGKALKDRVRK
- a CDS encoding multiheme c-type cytochrome, with the translated sequence MDCGDIFGLAGEQDSLKSAFLIQTMDMLGYDVVNVGERELNFGQRFLVDAFKTTKMDLVSGNLVFANSKKPFAKPYVVRKAGTVRVAFTGLIGKEMKLREFPGDPKLEILDPATAMKRLLPEMRKKADVVVLLSHLGMTESQKLTIDVPGIDVMVFGHQPGLYRTLAKTQDVITVRGGERGQHIPQVHLVVEDKKITSFDGEVVILDDKIPADPDMAKHVTEFENQMNERRNNAAEASVQQAEQKTHADITGDRYLGEQNCRRCHEMEYQAVAKHPHAHALETLTKNQRDATPECLPCHVVGMGSAGGFVSKQGTPQLANVQCESCHGMGTQHPTEGAIVGPDVCMRCHTHEQNPDFQYDEMVAKIVHWD
- a CDS encoding putative LPS assembly protein LptD → MRSRLALPWAAAALVGVALVSLAVPAAGQDPVDRSDGEPYHLEADRLEGSAAAGENVYTAIRPTVVHGTTTVTGDSAVIYRNRELVLFRGNVRIVDGTTRMWGQEASYDRRSRIATLRTNVRIEEGTARITGREATFYRNENRSVIVGNPRLQDSTRTLTADRIEHDRTNNVVTAIGKVNAFDAAESTRVTAGRVRYDRRSDYAWATVDPVLTRLERGGQTTVVRSDTLEFDNPRRAAIAIGNVRVEREKLRATGSRAEFYRSEDRALLLGNPRAWDEQGTARGDSIEIRFAQNRVQSLRMWPNAVVEYEARADSARGERNIARGDTITVQFAEEEAREAVIVGNAESRYWPSAADSAQGGRNVSMGDTIRVFFEGGEPARAIVRGGSRGTYHMAAEGDTTAAGRRETVEYKGTEILYDVNQGTVDVIGKADVTYREVNLTADRVTFDSNTDRMRAEGEPVLNDGKDRITGFAMTYDLNTRQGTVYEGRTTYERGFIHGERVRRVSENVLEVAEGTYSTCDMTEPHFHFGSRQMKVMIQDKVVARPVVLYIKRIPVLALPFYVFPIKTGRHSGFQLPQLEFGSATGGGKFIRNVGYYWAISDFMDASTWFDYYQERSWVAHGQFRYHKRYGYQGQISASYENGFATGFNRWDLIGSHYQTLGPGFALTAQANMTNSSEYRRDLELGTNVLLRTQRNLRSNLSLQKAWSGGAANLGLLQTQDLDAEEGQLETQRSLPSATLSLNARPIGRPARGKDPARWPWLSSTIYSFRANGLYERKDYATDFVPDTTFALDSLGQVLLDSLGRAVVDTVVQVPIDSTDARGAVRMDFTLSDTRNVLGFVRVQPLFSLNGIYYSRDQAGDAHSVGAVWRAGVSANTAIYGTFAPNLGPLRALRHVVTPTVSFAFQPEQQNMFYTDANGIRRSRFQGVSGISLVSGRQKLLGFSLRNDLHVKVGGATRPSVINNLITMETSGFYDLLRTERPLSDLTTRLNVKPIQRSDFGFSFVHNPYDFTLLQFGAATGIGFQGQSPYGEETRSFYQEPGAQVQDPNALTPQGLSPSSLPWMVNLTAGYAGSRARDAFSPSGYTPWTSSVTVRGVGSLNLTKNWHLDYSMQFDAKTGRMVSQAFTVKRELHCWEMQFTRSVSGDVADEYYFKINVKNLPEVYYEQGSRGLRGFGGTQYLP